A DNA window from Sporosarcina sp. ANT_H38 contains the following coding sequences:
- a CDS encoding ROK family protein — MAYALGVDIGGTKVATVLIDQNGEIYNRSEVASDPSDKEKMFRQVIKSIEMVLKDSQVHLNDIKGMGVGVPGKVDRANGIAVFQNNLPWRNFPVVSRLQDYFSIENIVIDNDVYMAAFAEWKVSNTNRQETFVYVTVSTGISCSIIHQGSFIRGSGFAGELGLFPVLAKSSADGIDNLEKSASGPAIKKLAEKRFNNPSVTTSEFFTKYEENDEEAKSLMNEVVGSLAHGIYSIICLLDPHRIVLGGGVINNNPFLLDLLKESLKQYLIPEQQHSLERLFTSKLKGDSGIIGAGLKGIE; from the coding sequence GTGGCATATGCATTGGGTGTAGATATTGGAGGTACAAAAGTAGCGACAGTACTAATTGATCAAAATGGAGAAATATATAATCGTTCAGAAGTTGCGAGTGATCCATCAGATAAAGAAAAGATGTTTAGGCAAGTCATTAAAAGCATTGAAATGGTATTAAAAGATTCGCAAGTACATCTTAATGACATCAAAGGTATGGGTGTTGGTGTACCCGGAAAAGTAGATCGTGCAAATGGGATAGCGGTTTTTCAAAACAATTTACCTTGGAGGAACTTTCCAGTCGTGAGCCGATTACAAGATTACTTTTCAATAGAGAATATTGTGATTGACAATGATGTCTACATGGCCGCATTTGCAGAATGGAAAGTATCGAACACAAATAGGCAAGAGACGTTTGTTTATGTAACAGTTAGTACAGGAATTTCCTGTTCGATTATTCATCAGGGTTCATTTATTCGTGGCAGTGGGTTTGCAGGTGAACTTGGTTTGTTTCCGGTTTTGGCAAAGTCATCAGCAGATGGAATCGACAACTTGGAAAAATCAGCCTCAGGTCCTGCAATAAAAAAACTTGCGGAAAAACGATTCAACAACCCTTCTGTTACAACAAGTGAATTTTTCACTAAATATGAAGAGAATGATGAAGAGGCCAAATCGTTAATGAATGAAGTGGTCGGATCTTTAGCACATGGTATTTATTCAATTATATGTTTGTTAGATCCGCACAGGATTGTTCTTGGTGGTGGCGTTATTAATAACAATCCTTTTTTATTAGATTTACTAAAAGAGTCATTGAAACAATATCTAATTCCTGAGCAACAACACAGCTTAGAACGTTTATTTACAAGTAAATTAAAAGGTGATTCAGGAATTATTGGTGCAGGTTTAAAAGGGATTGAATAA
- a CDS encoding Gfo/Idh/MocA family protein has product MKHSKDEKAFKKTKAVLIGAGDRGAKAYAPYANDYPHELEFVAVAELNSERREAFAQQYSLPEDQCYASWEEMLADDIDADVAFICTLDREHYEPTVKAIEKGYHVLLEKPMSPDPKECISMVEVAKEHDKLLTICHVLRYTPFWQTIKGIIEEGKIGDIVSIQLNENVEVMHMSHSFVRGNWNNSDVSSPMILQKSCHDMDILMYLMDQKCKHVSSFGSLMHFKESNAPKDGPLRCLDGCPIENDCAFHAGKYYLGEGKGWAKKFTTDHTREGIIHALNTTPYGKCVYRSDNNVVDHQVVNLEFENGATATFSMCGFTREQTRIVQIMGTKGEIRGKMDENSISVFDFLTKNETITKLNEPKSGHGGGDEAIVRDFLQEVKNYQGNESRSSAAVSLESHLLAFGAEASRRQNGKVIHIANFANEVL; this is encoded by the coding sequence TTGAAACACTCTAAAGATGAGAAAGCTTTTAAAAAAACAAAAGCAGTTTTAATTGGGGCAGGTGATAGGGGAGCTAAAGCATACGCCCCTTATGCCAATGATTATCCACACGAGTTAGAGTTTGTAGCTGTTGCCGAGTTGAATTCTGAGAGACGGGAAGCATTTGCACAACAATACTCACTTCCGGAAGACCAGTGCTATGCCTCATGGGAAGAGATGTTAGCAGATGACATCGATGCGGATGTAGCTTTCATTTGTACATTGGATCGGGAGCATTATGAGCCAACAGTAAAAGCGATTGAAAAGGGATATCATGTTTTACTTGAGAAGCCGATGTCTCCAGATCCAAAGGAATGTATTTCCATGGTGGAGGTTGCTAAGGAACATGATAAACTGCTAACGATTTGCCATGTTTTAAGGTATACACCATTTTGGCAAACTATCAAAGGTATTATTGAAGAAGGAAAAATAGGAGATATCGTCTCTATTCAGTTGAATGAAAATGTTGAAGTTATGCATATGTCACATAGTTTTGTACGTGGAAACTGGAACAATAGTGATGTATCAAGCCCGATGATTTTGCAGAAGTCATGTCATGATATGGATATCTTAATGTATTTGATGGACCAAAAATGTAAGCATGTCAGTTCTTTCGGATCATTAATGCATTTTAAAGAGTCTAATGCGCCTAAAGATGGCCCTTTACGTTGTTTGGATGGATGTCCTATCGAAAACGACTGCGCGTTTCATGCGGGGAAATATTATTTAGGTGAAGGAAAAGGCTGGGCGAAAAAATTCACAACAGATCATACGCGAGAAGGTATTATTCATGCGTTAAATACAACGCCATATGGAAAATGTGTCTATCGTTCTGATAATAATGTTGTCGATCATCAAGTAGTCAACCTGGAATTTGAAAATGGAGCTACAGCTACTTTTAGTATGTGTGGATTCACAAGAGAGCAAACCCGTATTGTACAAATCATGGGTACAAAAGGTGAAATTAGAGGGAAAATGGATGAAAACTCGATATCTGTATTTGATTTCCTTACAAAAAATGAAACAATTACGAAATTGAATGAACCAAAGAGCGGCCATGGTGGTGGTGATGAAGCAATTGTTAGGGACTTTTTACAAGAAGTTAAAAACTATCAAGGAAATGAAAGCAGGTCATCCGCTGCTGTATCTCTTGAAAGTCATTTACTGGCATTTGGTGCTGAAGCTTCAAGGCGACAAAATGGTAAAGTTATTCATATTGCTAACTTTGCAAACGAAGTACTTTAA
- a CDS encoding LacI family DNA-binding transcriptional regulator encodes MATIKDIAEKAGVSSATVSRVLNYDATLSVADETKKKIFEVAEELSYRKTSSKRYVDQKVAVVHWYTEKEELNDLYYLSIRLGIEKRCKEIGMKPEVYFFNNIKDIKAAEIEGIIAVGKFSDQQVKELTTINPIVVFVDYSPNEDKYDAIVIDFEKATKKIIDFFLSTGHSEIGFIGGRELLKGKSEPIEDLREKKFQSYMRENGLFDERFVYVGSFSVEEGYNLMKQAIEDLGEDLPTAFFMSSDVMAIGSLRALHEANIAIPDRVSIIGINDMTVSKYMYPSLSTIRVYTEVMGETAVDTILERLEGRKIAKKIVVSTKLVIRDSVKK; translated from the coding sequence GTGGCAACAATTAAAGATATAGCAGAAAAAGCGGGTGTCTCTTCTGCAACAGTTTCACGGGTGCTCAATTATGATGCAACCTTATCAGTAGCAGATGAAACGAAGAAAAAGATATTTGAGGTAGCAGAAGAATTATCATACCGAAAAACGTCATCAAAGAGGTATGTTGATCAAAAGGTCGCCGTAGTGCATTGGTATACGGAAAAAGAAGAATTAAATGATCTTTATTATTTATCCATAAGGCTTGGCATTGAAAAACGATGTAAAGAAATTGGTATGAAGCCAGAAGTATACTTTTTCAATAATATTAAGGATATTAAAGCAGCTGAAATAGAAGGTATTATTGCTGTTGGTAAATTTAGTGATCAACAAGTAAAAGAATTAACAACTATTAATCCAATAGTTGTCTTTGTCGATTACAGTCCTAATGAAGATAAATATGATGCCATTGTTATTGATTTTGAAAAAGCAACTAAGAAAATAATCGATTTTTTCCTTTCCACGGGTCATAGTGAAATTGGATTTATTGGTGGGAGAGAGCTACTAAAAGGTAAATCAGAACCTATAGAAGATTTGCGGGAAAAGAAGTTTCAATCATATATGAGGGAAAATGGGCTATTTGATGAACGATTTGTCTATGTTGGCTCATTTTCAGTTGAAGAAGGCTACAATTTAATGAAACAAGCTATAGAAGACTTAGGAGAAGACTTACCAACTGCCTTTTTTATGAGTAGTGATGTCATGGCGATTGGCAGTTTAAGAGCACTTCATGAGGCCAATATAGCAATCCCAGACCGGGTGAGCATCATAGGAATAAATGACATGACAGTTTCAAAATATATGTACCCATCATTAAGTACGATAAGAGTTTATACGGAAGTTATGGGAGAAACAGCTGTAGACACAATATTAGAGCGATTAGAAGGTAGGAAAATCGCGAAGAAAATAGTGGTTTCGACTAAACTCGTTATCCGAGACAGTGTAAAAAAATAA
- a CDS encoding SIS domain-containing protein, translated as MFNLTSEQINDNNAVHTTREIHQQPAVWQELVTGLLEQQETFKEFLTSIYKKHDTVRVILTGAGTSAFVGDTLVPELARQNQQNVQFTSIPTTDIVSNPTAYLFKDTPTILVSFARSGNSPESVATVTLGQEIVTDFYQVVITCNKDGQLAKNIQGDANSITLLMPEKANDQSLAMTSSFTSMIIAAYTLFTEDVFTTDVAKQVIASAERLIEQVGDPIDGVLGFDFERIVYLGSGLLAQLAHESALKMLELSGGQVVAIHESSLGFRHGPKSILNDKSAVVLFMSQDPYTRKYDLDILRELAAAKSGMKIVVLTETKDEEVEKLADWVVSVNAGTKPLSNDFHLALVYIIFAQALALKKSIQLGIKPDNPSPDGAISRVVKGVTIYDYKK; from the coding sequence TTGTTTAATCTAACATCAGAACAAATTAATGACAACAATGCGGTACATACAACAAGGGAAATTCACCAACAGCCAGCTGTATGGCAGGAATTAGTTACAGGTTTATTGGAGCAACAAGAAACATTCAAAGAATTTCTTACATCCATTTACAAAAAACATGATACTGTTCGAGTGATTTTAACGGGTGCCGGTACATCTGCATTTGTTGGTGACACGTTAGTGCCGGAATTAGCACGACAAAATCAACAAAATGTCCAATTTACATCAATTCCGACAACAGATATTGTCTCAAACCCAACGGCCTATTTGTTTAAGGATACACCAACCATTTTAGTGTCATTTGCACGGTCTGGAAATAGTCCTGAAAGCGTTGCAACTGTCACATTAGGACAAGAAATAGTTACTGACTTTTATCAAGTTGTTATCACATGTAATAAAGACGGACAACTAGCAAAGAATATCCAAGGTGATGCCAACAGCATTACACTGTTAATGCCTGAAAAAGCTAATGACCAATCATTAGCAATGACAAGCAGCTTTACGAGTATGATCATCGCTGCATACACGTTGTTTACTGAAGACGTTTTTACAACAGATGTAGCAAAACAAGTGATTGCTAGCGCTGAACGCCTAATTGAACAAGTAGGTGACCCAATCGATGGAGTACTTGGTTTCGATTTTGAACGAATTGTTTATTTAGGATCAGGTTTACTTGCTCAATTAGCACATGAATCAGCTTTAAAAATGCTTGAACTCTCTGGTGGACAAGTTGTTGCAATTCATGAATCATCACTTGGGTTTCGACATGGGCCGAAATCGATTTTGAATGATAAATCAGCTGTGGTTTTATTTATGTCACAAGATCCATATACAAGAAAATATGATCTTGATATTTTACGGGAATTAGCGGCAGCGAAATCTGGTATGAAAATCGTAGTACTTACTGAAACAAAGGATGAAGAAGTTGAGAAACTAGCTGATTGGGTTGTTTCAGTTAATGCGGGAACAAAACCACTATCAAACGATTTCCATCTGGCGCTAGTATATATCATTTTTGCACAAGCTTTAGCATTGAAAAAGTCAATTCAATTAGGAATTAAACCAGACAATCCAAGTCCGGATGGAGCGATTAGCCGTGTCGTTAAAGGTGTAACTATTTACGACTATAAAAAATAA
- the gatY gene encoding tagatose-bisphosphate aldolase subunit GatY codes for MGYVQNTKEMLIKARKEGYAVPAFNIHNLETIQVVIEAAVELRSPVILAATPGTMAYGGREYIQAIAEVAAKSNDIPIALHLDHHETVESIVESLELGVKAVMVDGSHGTFEENIALSKKVVDEAHKYGATVEAELGKLVGQEDDIIVEAADAAFTDPDTVQEFIERTGIDSLAVAIGTGHGLYETKPDLDFDRLEKIKKLVEIPIVLHGASGISQEDVRKCISLGCAKVNISTELKIPFSDALRTYLIENPNETDTRKYMKPAKDAMRNAVKEKIIMCMSDGKA; via the coding sequence ATGGGATACGTACAAAACACGAAAGAAATGCTCATTAAAGCTAGAAAAGAAGGGTATGCTGTTCCTGCTTTTAATATTCATAATCTAGAAACAATCCAAGTGGTCATAGAGGCAGCAGTTGAATTAAGATCGCCCGTCATCCTAGCGGCGACTCCTGGAACGATGGCTTATGGTGGACGTGAATACATTCAAGCAATTGCTGAAGTAGCAGCAAAGAGCAATGATATACCAATTGCATTGCACTTAGATCATCATGAAACAGTTGAATCGATTGTAGAATCGCTTGAGTTAGGCGTAAAAGCTGTCATGGTGGATGGATCACATGGTACTTTCGAAGAAAATATTGCGCTCTCTAAAAAAGTAGTAGATGAAGCTCATAAATATGGAGCGACTGTCGAAGCTGAACTAGGGAAATTAGTTGGGCAAGAAGATGATATTATTGTTGAAGCAGCAGATGCAGCGTTTACAGATCCGGATACTGTACAAGAATTTATTGAGCGAACAGGTATTGACTCACTAGCTGTTGCAATTGGTACAGGTCATGGTCTTTATGAGACTAAACCGGATCTTGACTTTGATCGTTTAGAAAAGATAAAAAAATTAGTAGAAATTCCAATCGTGCTTCATGGTGCTTCGGGAATTTCCCAAGAGGATGTCCGGAAATGTATTTCACTTGGTTGTGCAAAAGTAAATATTTCGACGGAGCTAAAGATCCCGTTCTCTGATGCGTTGCGCACGTATTTAATAGAAAACCCAAATGAAACAGATACAAGAAAGTATATGAAACCAGCAAAAGACGCTATGAGGAACGCGGTTAAAGAGAAAATAATCATGTGTATGAGTGACGGAAAAGCATAA
- a CDS encoding hexose kinase, with amino-acid sequence MILTITLNPAVDISYKLDYLSLDTVNRIEDVSKTAGGKGLNVARVLQQLGEDVAASGFLGGSLGDFIRTQLAVIGIQDFFVPIDGETRNCIAVIHEGKQTEILESGPVISASEAALFLNKFTEYTEQIKIVTLSGSLPKGLPTDFYVELVKISNQYDTQVLLDSNGALLTALIASEHKPYLIKPNEEELADLLGQKSLDETQIMEALESALFADIPWVVVTLGADGAIVKKNKILYRARAPKIQAINPVGSGDSVIAGFAAGIARGLEDEALIKFGLSMGVLNALEEKTGHINAEKIEWALEQMVVDRIERG; translated from the coding sequence ATGATATTAACGATTACATTAAATCCGGCAGTAGATATTAGTTATAAGCTTGATTACTTGTCGCTTGACACTGTAAACAGGATTGAAGATGTATCTAAAACTGCGGGTGGCAAAGGGTTGAATGTAGCACGGGTATTGCAACAACTAGGCGAAGATGTCGCTGCATCTGGCTTTTTAGGTGGTAGCTTAGGAGATTTCATTCGTACGCAGCTTGCGGTAATCGGAATTCAAGACTTTTTTGTTCCCATAGATGGTGAAACACGCAATTGCATAGCTGTGATCCATGAAGGAAAACAGACGGAGATATTAGAAAGTGGTCCAGTAATATCAGCAAGTGAAGCGGCACTCTTTTTAAATAAATTTACTGAATATACAGAACAAATTAAGATTGTAACACTATCTGGAAGTCTGCCAAAAGGCTTGCCGACGGATTTTTATGTGGAATTAGTGAAGATTTCCAACCAATATGATACCCAGGTTTTACTAGATTCGAATGGGGCATTATTAACAGCACTAATAGCAAGTGAACATAAGCCTTATTTAATCAAACCGAATGAGGAAGAACTTGCAGATTTACTTGGTCAAAAGTCTCTTGATGAAACACAAATAATGGAAGCGCTAGAATCAGCGCTGTTCGCAGATATCCCTTGGGTTGTTGTCACGCTAGGAGCAGATGGCGCGATTGTGAAAAAAAACAAGATCCTTTACAGAGCAAGGGCCCCTAAGATTCAAGCGATTAATCCTGTAGGTTCTGGTGATTCCGTTATAGCGGGGTTTGCTGCGGGAATAGCCCGTGGTTTAGAAGATGAAGCATTAATCAAATTTGGACTATCGATGGGTGTTCTCAATGCACTGGAAGAAAAAACGGGTCACATTAATGCGGAAAAAATAGAGTGGGCTCTTGAGCAGATGGTGGTCGATAGAATCGAAAGAGGATAA
- the nagA gene encoding N-acetylglucosamine-6-phosphate deacetylase produces MGNLYLINATLVLEDSVMHEGFIHIKEEKIESIGEMRDFPSLATADRVIDCKGKQYVIPGMIDIHVHGAAGFDFMDGKQEAFQGIALALAKEGTTSFLATTITNPVSYTSDTLKSLGRYRAESNDPGAAEMIGIHLEGPFINKAQKGAQPENAIITPDANLFKEWQELSGDAIKIITYAPELDNDFELLTELNKTNVIPSMGHTNASYDESIHAITNGVTHATHLFNGMKGMHHRDPGVVGAVLLHDDVHVEIIPDGIHFHPDLLKLIVKMKGLENVLVITDGMRAKGMPDGEYDLGGQQVTVRDGKCLLTSSGSLAGSIVTMNSARLNLANWLELSIHEQIQITSTNQANRLGLSNRKGSIKTGKDADIVVVGQDGGIELTICRGSIAFERSGAFK; encoded by the coding sequence TTGGGAAACTTATATTTAATTAACGCTACACTTGTTTTGGAAGATAGTGTCATGCACGAAGGATTTATACATATTAAAGAAGAAAAAATCGAGTCTATTGGTGAGATGAGAGATTTCCCCTCTTTGGCTACGGCGGATCGAGTAATCGATTGTAAAGGGAAACAATATGTGATTCCAGGCATGATTGATATTCATGTTCATGGCGCGGCAGGATTCGACTTTATGGATGGTAAACAGGAAGCTTTTCAAGGAATTGCGCTTGCTCTAGCGAAAGAGGGGACGACCTCTTTCCTGGCAACAACCATAACGAACCCAGTCTCTTATACTAGTGATACGCTAAAAAGTTTAGGGAGATATCGAGCAGAAAGTAATGATCCAGGAGCCGCGGAAATGATAGGTATTCATTTAGAAGGCCCTTTTATTAATAAAGCACAAAAAGGGGCCCAACCAGAAAATGCCATTATTACGCCGGATGCCAATCTATTTAAAGAATGGCAGGAGTTGTCTGGAGATGCTATTAAAATCATCACATATGCGCCGGAGTTGGACAACGATTTTGAACTTCTAACTGAACTTAACAAAACCAACGTGATTCCATCGATGGGTCATACAAATGCATCCTATGATGAATCTATTCATGCCATAACTAACGGTGTTACGCATGCAACACATTTGTTTAATGGTATGAAGGGAATGCATCATCGTGATCCTGGAGTTGTTGGGGCTGTTCTTTTACATGACGATGTCCATGTTGAAATTATTCCGGATGGGATTCATTTTCATCCCGATTTATTGAAACTCATAGTCAAGATGAAAGGGCTTGAAAACGTACTCGTAATAACTGATGGGATGCGTGCGAAAGGGATGCCTGATGGTGAGTATGATTTGGGTGGCCAGCAAGTAACCGTGCGCGACGGAAAATGTTTATTAACGTCATCTGGTTCTTTGGCTGGGAGTATAGTGACGATGAATAGCGCTAGATTGAATCTTGCAAATTGGCTTGAACTATCTATACATGAACAAATACAAATCACTTCAACGAACCAAGCTAATCGTTTAGGATTGTCAAACCGAAAAGGATCTATAAAGACTGGTAAAGATGCAGATATTGTTGTAGTCGGTCAAGATGGTGGAATTGAGTTGACAATCTGTAGAGGTTCTATCGCTTTTGAACGTAGTGGTGCATTCAAATAA
- a CDS encoding phospho-sugar mutase, whose protein sequence is MTWKVEATKWLNQGDLEVRLKQQLLNEENNIELLEDCFYKNLSFGTAGLRGELGFGTNRMNIYTVRKAALGLTSYINSCGEAARNRGVVIAYDSRHQSAEFGLEVAKVLGFNGIRCYLFDELQSTPLLSFAVRELNTFSGIVITASHNPSEYNGLKVYGEDGGQVTFEAANAITAHTESIDDLFSIEVGKEANLLKEGLLTYLNHEMSDRYVLHLAGIHLGGDLDKSLSIVYSPLHGAGGKLVSRGLEEAGFSNVTIVNEQAIPDPNFTTVKYPNPEEQQAFEMALTYGHKVKADLLIATDPDADRMGLAVRDLEGEYVFLTGNQIGSLLVNAMLKDKADRDAMPENGVILKTIVTSELGRAIADKYGVKTMDVLTGFKFISEKILEFEDAESTFLFGYEESYGYLIGDFVRDKDAVQASVLIAEVAARYKANGQTLLDGLHALYEEHGFYQESLESITLKGKTGMAKIHETVNYFRSASFVKEFTQPLSIIEDYSSGLSVTVETGDRRPLDLPIANVLKFKLSNGAWFAIRPSGTEPKIKFYFGVQGVTKVESDELLAALKEAVMSIVERLTSDIL, encoded by the coding sequence ATGACATGGAAAGTTGAAGCAACAAAGTGGCTTAATCAAGGGGATTTAGAGGTTAGACTTAAGCAGCAACTTTTGAACGAAGAAAATAATATAGAATTACTGGAAGATTGTTTTTATAAAAACCTTTCATTTGGCACGGCTGGTCTGCGTGGGGAGCTTGGATTTGGTACAAATCGGATGAATATCTATACGGTAAGAAAGGCGGCGCTTGGGCTTACTTCCTATATTAATAGCTGTGGGGAGGCTGCTCGAAATAGAGGCGTTGTAATTGCTTATGATTCAAGGCATCAATCTGCGGAATTTGGCCTTGAAGTTGCGAAAGTTCTTGGATTTAATGGCATTCGTTGTTATTTGTTTGACGAACTTCAATCTACTCCATTGTTGTCCTTTGCAGTACGAGAGTTGAATACGTTTTCGGGTATTGTCATTACGGCAAGCCATAATCCGTCAGAATACAATGGACTAAAGGTGTACGGAGAAGATGGTGGACAAGTCACTTTTGAAGCTGCAAATGCGATTACTGCTCACACAGAGAGTATCGACGATTTATTTTCCATAGAGGTCGGGAAAGAGGCTAATCTCTTAAAGGAGGGACTACTTACTTATTTGAATCATGAAATGAGCGACCGTTATGTATTGCATTTGGCTGGAATACATTTAGGTGGAGATCTTGATAAAAGTCTATCAATTGTTTATTCCCCACTTCATGGGGCGGGTGGTAAATTAGTGTCTAGAGGACTAGAGGAAGCAGGCTTCTCGAACGTAACTATCGTCAATGAACAGGCAATTCCAGATCCGAATTTTACGACCGTCAAGTATCCAAACCCTGAAGAACAACAAGCTTTTGAAATGGCGCTTACATATGGTCATAAAGTGAAAGCGGATTTACTCATAGCTACTGACCCGGATGCAGACCGTATGGGTTTGGCAGTTCGGGATTTAGAAGGCGAATATGTCTTTTTAACAGGAAATCAGATTGGTTCATTACTCGTAAATGCAATGTTGAAAGATAAGGCGGATCGTGATGCAATGCCGGAAAATGGTGTTATCTTAAAAACAATTGTCACATCAGAACTTGGTAGAGCAATCGCGGACAAGTATGGCGTTAAAACGATGGACGTATTGACAGGATTTAAATTTATCAGTGAAAAAATCTTGGAATTTGAAGATGCAGAGTCAACTTTCTTATTTGGCTATGAGGAGAGCTATGGCTACTTGATAGGCGATTTCGTACGGGATAAAGATGCTGTCCAAGCATCGGTATTAATTGCTGAAGTAGCCGCTCGTTATAAAGCAAACGGCCAAACATTATTGGATGGGCTACATGCATTGTATGAGGAACACGGATTTTATCAAGAAAGTTTGGAATCGATAACGCTAAAAGGGAAGACTGGAATGGCGAAAATTCATGAAACCGTGAATTATTTCCGTTCGGCTTCATTTGTAAAAGAGTTTACCCAACCTCTTTCAATCATTGAAGATTATTCATCTGGACTTTCTGTTACCGTTGAAACGGGAGATCGACGTCCACTCGATTTACCTATTGCGAATGTGCTTAAATTCAAGTTATCAAATGGTGCGTGGTTTGCCATCCGCCCATCTGGAACAGAACCGAAAATCAAGTTCTACTTTGGAGTGCAGGGCGTGACAAAAGTTGAAAGTGATGAGCTTTTAGCAGCATTAAAAGAAGCTGTCATGTCGATTGTTGAAAGGTTAACTTCTGACATATTATAA
- a CDS encoding aldo/keto reductase yields the protein MRNIQIGKLEKTTTGLVMGTDYFTLDIIDKVTEILDNYINIGGNILDTAFVYAGGKSEQAIGIWMEENKRRADVLLLTKGGHPNREGSQINKQAIGEELKISLERLRTDYVELYALHRDDPTVHVGEILEILNEHVEAGRIGTFGGSNWSIERLQEANDYAESHGLIGFSFSSPNLSLAKAQSPYWPDCVSVDDSILAWHEKSNLPILSWSSQARGFFTGRFTPEDRTNNDLVRVFYNDDNWERYRRAEQLAKEKNVETIQISLAYVLNQPFPTAAIIGPQNHAEMLSCRAAAEISLTEDEIKWLDLRTI from the coding sequence ATGCGAAATATTCAAATTGGGAAACTAGAGAAAACCACAACTGGGCTCGTAATGGGAACTGATTACTTCACACTAGATATTATTGATAAAGTTACCGAGATACTAGATAATTATATTAATATCGGTGGGAACATCCTCGACACAGCATTTGTTTATGCAGGTGGAAAAAGCGAACAAGCAATAGGTATCTGGATGGAAGAAAACAAACGTCGTGCCGATGTCTTACTACTGACAAAAGGCGGTCACCCCAATCGAGAAGGCTCACAAATAAATAAACAAGCAATCGGTGAAGAACTAAAAATCAGCTTGGAAAGACTTAGAACAGACTATGTTGAGCTCTATGCACTTCATCGTGATGACCCTACTGTGCATGTAGGCGAAATACTAGAAATATTAAATGAGCATGTAGAAGCAGGTAGGATTGGCACTTTTGGAGGTTCCAATTGGTCAATTGAACGACTTCAAGAAGCAAATGACTATGCAGAGAGTCATGGCTTAATAGGTTTTTCATTTAGCAGTCCTAACTTAAGCCTAGCAAAAGCACAGTCACCTTATTGGCCTGATTGTGTATCAGTTGACGATTCAATTCTTGCCTGGCACGAAAAATCGAATCTACCTATTCTTTCTTGGTCTTCACAAGCACGTGGATTTTTCACCGGCCGTTTTACACCAGAAGACAGAACTAACAATGATTTAGTTCGGGTATTCTACAATGACGATAACTGGGAACGCTACCGAAGAGCAGAGCAATTGGCCAAAGAAAAAAATGTCGAAACAATTCAAATCAGCTTAGCATATGTCTTAAATCAACCATTTCCAACAGCAGCAATTATCGGACCACAAAATCATGCAGAGATGCTTTCATGTAGAGCTGCTGCTGAAATATCCTTAACAGAAGATGAAATTAAGTGGCTCGACCTTCGCACCATATAA